One window from the genome of Trabulsiella odontotermitis encodes:
- a CDS encoding alpha-amylase family protein has protein sequence MKAKKSWYSQAVIYQIDTSLFYDSNGDGCGDIEGITEKLQYIRRLGATTVWITPFYQTPFLDEGYDVTDHLQPDPRFGPISAFIEFVSQAKALGLRVIIELVIQHTSSQHPWFQQARRDKHSPYRDYYLWADEPDPNDDPPMFPGVEKSVWSWDDEAKKYYRHMFYHHEPDLNLALPAVVEEIDNIVLFWLKLGVSGFRLDAASHLTKQAGKGNEKEGYWILNHLRQLIASNNPQAIILGEVDVPVKEYRHYFGDGDRLHIALNFWLNKYFYVSLARKSARPMIDALDKMIMPPDGCCFANWLRNHDELDLEGISEADKKAVLNAFAPDKTMYVYQRGIRRRLAPMLSGNLQHLAVAHAILLSLPGVPVMRYGDEIGMGDDLRLEERYAVRTPMQWSSREAAGFSRAAPEKMIRAPISSGPWRYQQVNVEKSLLSRNSLLHRIIDMVNARAVLPEIGNAPFTIVRVEQASVLVILYQSETKRVLTLANFSDRPASVTLEQLADGYWEACLEDKRYSAPDAEAGVELGGYGYRWFSQPRD, from the coding sequence ATGAAAGCAAAAAAAAGCTGGTACAGCCAGGCGGTGATTTATCAGATAGACACTTCGCTTTTTTATGATTCAAACGGTGACGGATGTGGTGACATCGAAGGGATCACCGAAAAGCTGCAATACATTCGCCGCCTCGGCGCGACCACCGTCTGGATAACGCCTTTTTACCAGACACCATTCCTGGATGAAGGTTATGACGTGACGGATCATCTGCAGCCGGATCCGCGTTTTGGCCCGATCTCAGCGTTTATCGAGTTTGTCAGCCAGGCGAAGGCGCTGGGATTGCGCGTCATCATTGAGCTGGTGATCCAGCATACCTCGTCGCAGCACCCTTGGTTTCAGCAGGCGAGGCGCGATAAACACTCACCCTACAGAGACTATTATCTCTGGGCTGATGAGCCCGATCCCAACGACGATCCGCCGATGTTTCCCGGCGTAGAGAAAAGCGTCTGGAGCTGGGACGACGAGGCAAAAAAGTATTACCGGCATATGTTTTACCATCACGAGCCGGATCTGAATCTGGCCTTACCGGCGGTGGTTGAAGAGATCGACAACATCGTGCTGTTCTGGCTTAAACTCGGTGTGTCGGGGTTCCGGCTGGATGCCGCGTCGCACCTCACAAAGCAGGCCGGGAAAGGGAATGAAAAAGAGGGATACTGGATCCTCAATCATCTGCGCCAGCTCATTGCCAGCAACAATCCCCAGGCGATTATCCTTGGTGAAGTGGACGTACCGGTGAAAGAGTACCGGCACTATTTTGGCGATGGCGATCGCCTGCATATTGCGCTCAATTTTTGGCTGAACAAATATTTCTACGTCAGTCTGGCGCGGAAAAGCGCGCGTCCGATGATCGACGCGCTGGATAAAATGATCATGCCACCCGACGGGTGCTGCTTCGCCAACTGGCTGCGTAATCATGATGAGCTGGATCTGGAAGGCATTAGCGAGGCCGACAAGAAAGCGGTGCTCAACGCGTTCGCGCCGGATAAGACGATGTATGTGTATCAGCGCGGCATCCGCCGGCGGCTGGCGCCGATGCTGTCGGGGAATCTTCAGCACCTCGCTGTGGCACATGCGATATTGCTGTCGCTGCCTGGTGTGCCGGTGATGCGCTACGGCGACGAAATTGGCATGGGAGACGATCTCCGGCTTGAAGAGCGCTATGCGGTACGAACGCCGATGCAGTGGTCATCCCGCGAGGCGGCCGGGTTTTCCCGCGCGGCCCCGGAAAAAATGATTCGTGCTCCCATTTCGTCCGGTCCGTGGCGCTATCAACAGGTTAATGTTGAAAAGTCACTGCTGAGCCGAAACTCGCTGCTGCACCGGATTATCGATATGGTTAACGCGCGGGCGGTACTGCCGGAAATCGGCAATGCGCCGTTTACCATTGTCCGCGTTGAGCAGGCGTCCGTACTGGTCATTCTCTATCAAAGCGAAACCAAAAGAGTGCTGACGCTGGCGAATTTCAGCGATCGGCCCGCCAGTGTCACCCTCGAACAGTTGGCGGACGGCTACTGGGAGGCCTGTCTCGAAGACAAACGCTATTCAGCACCCGACGCTGAAGCGGGCGTTGAACTTGGCGGCTATGGCTACCGGTGGTTCAGCCAACCACGCGACTAA
- a CDS encoding DUF2474 family protein, whose protein sequence is MVRKIAVRAGWMVLIWLGSVLALLAVSSLLRWLMTLAGLHT, encoded by the coding sequence ATGGTACGAAAAATAGCAGTCAGAGCCGGGTGGATGGTGCTGATATGGCTGGGAAGCGTCCTGGCCTTGCTGGCGGTCAGTTCGTTGTTGCGTTGGTTGATGACGCTGGCCGGCCTGCATACGTAA
- the cydB gene encoding cytochrome d ubiquinol oxidase subunit II — protein sequence MGIDVAVIWFAIIVFATLMYIIMDGFDLGIGILFLFVRGKEERDAMVNSVAPVWDGNETWLVLGGAGLFGAFPLAYAVIIDALTIPLTAMLIGLIFRGVAFEFRFKATEEHRSFWDYSFMGGSMLATFSQGVAVGAIIHGFPVVGRQFAGSALDWITPFNLFCGIGLMVAYSLLGSTWLILKSSNALQSQMRSLSRSFLLALLVAIAIVSLWTPLTLPKIAERWFSLPNLFYFMPVPALVIVFSLWLWRQTRRASSHAWPFVLTLGLVFLGFSGLGISVWPHIIPPNITIWQAAAPLASQLFMLVGTLLIVPVILVYTAWSYYVFRGKVQSDEGYH from the coding sequence ATGGGTATCGATGTTGCGGTGATTTGGTTTGCGATCATTGTCTTTGCCACGCTGATGTACATCATCATGGACGGGTTCGATCTGGGTATTGGCATTCTGTTCCTGTTTGTCCGTGGTAAAGAGGAACGGGACGCGATGGTGAACAGTGTGGCGCCGGTGTGGGATGGTAACGAAACCTGGCTGGTGCTCGGCGGCGCCGGGCTGTTTGGTGCTTTTCCGCTGGCCTACGCAGTGATCATCGATGCGCTGACCATCCCTTTGACTGCGATGCTGATTGGGTTGATCTTTCGTGGTGTGGCGTTTGAGTTTCGTTTCAAAGCGACGGAAGAACACCGGTCGTTCTGGGACTATTCTTTTATGGGCGGTTCGATGCTGGCGACGTTCAGTCAGGGTGTTGCGGTGGGCGCCATTATTCACGGTTTCCCGGTCGTTGGCCGTCAGTTCGCGGGGAGCGCGCTGGACTGGATCACGCCCTTTAATCTGTTCTGTGGCATCGGGCTGATGGTGGCGTACAGCCTGTTGGGTTCGACATGGTTGATCCTCAAAAGCAGTAACGCGCTGCAGTCGCAGATGCGCTCACTGTCGCGCAGTTTCCTGTTGGCGTTGCTGGTCGCCATTGCGATTGTCAGCCTGTGGACGCCGCTGACGCTGCCCAAAATTGCTGAACGCTGGTTTTCATTGCCAAATCTCTTTTACTTTATGCCGGTACCGGCGCTGGTCATCGTCTTCAGCCTGTGGTTGTGGCGGCAGACACGGCGCGCCAGCAGCCACGCCTGGCCGTTTGTCCTGACATTAGGGCTCGTTTTTCTTGGCTTCAGCGGGCTGGGTATCAGCGTATGGCCTCACATTATTCCACCGAATATTACGATCTGGCAGGCTGCGGCACCGCTCGCCAGCCAGCTCTTTATGCTGGTCGGCACGTTGCTGATTGTCCCGGTGATCCTGGTGTACACCGCCTGGAGCTACTACGTCTTTCGCGGCAAAGTGCAAAGCGATGAAGGGTATCATTAA
- a CDS encoding cytochrome ubiquinol oxidase subunit I codes for MAELDAFHLARLQFAFTVSFHIIFPALTIGLASYLVVLEGMWLKTRNALWRSLYHFWLSIFAVNFGMGVVSGLVMAYQFGTNWSGFSQFAGSITGPLLTYEVLTAFFLEAGFLGVMLFGWNKVGPGLHFFATCMVALGTLMSTFWILASNSWMHTPQGFHIADGQVVPDSWMSIIFNPSFPWRLIHMSTAAFLSSALFVGASAAWHLLRGNDTPAVRKMFSMALWMALLVAPVQAVIGDMHGLNTLEHQPAKIAAIEGHWENKPGEATPLLLFGLPDMEEERTRYPLAIPGLGSLILTHSLDKQVPALKDFPAENRPNSTIVFWSFRVMVGTGLLMIAMGLAGLWLRYKKRLYQSRPFLWFALGMGPMGLVAILAGWITTEVGRQPWVVYGLLRTRDAVSAHSTLQMSISLIAFIVVYFAVFGVGYLYLIRLIKKGPKPEQDLTLHTEGTPARPLSAAEKLPPEEKF; via the coding sequence ATGGCTGAGTTAGATGCCTTTCATCTTGCCAGACTACAATTTGCGTTTACGGTCTCCTTTCATATCATTTTCCCCGCCCTGACCATCGGACTCGCCAGTTATCTGGTGGTGCTTGAAGGGATGTGGCTGAAAACTCGTAACGCGCTCTGGCGGTCGCTTTATCATTTCTGGCTCAGCATTTTTGCCGTCAATTTCGGGATGGGGGTGGTGTCTGGTCTGGTGATGGCTTATCAGTTCGGGACCAACTGGAGCGGCTTTTCGCAGTTTGCAGGGAGCATTACCGGACCATTGCTGACCTACGAGGTACTCACTGCCTTCTTCCTGGAGGCAGGGTTTCTTGGCGTCATGCTGTTTGGCTGGAATAAGGTCGGGCCTGGACTGCATTTTTTCGCCACCTGCATGGTTGCGCTGGGCACGCTGATGTCCACCTTCTGGATCCTCGCCTCAAACAGCTGGATGCACACCCCGCAAGGGTTCCATATTGCCGACGGACAGGTGGTGCCGGACAGCTGGATGTCGATCATCTTTAACCCGTCGTTCCCCTGGCGGCTGATTCATATGTCTACTGCCGCGTTTCTCAGTAGCGCATTGTTTGTCGGCGCGTCAGCCGCATGGCATCTGTTGCGGGGCAATGACACCCCGGCAGTGCGAAAAATGTTTTCCATGGCGCTGTGGATGGCGTTGCTGGTCGCTCCAGTACAGGCCGTGATTGGCGATATGCACGGGCTGAATACGCTTGAACATCAGCCCGCCAAAATCGCTGCCATAGAAGGGCACTGGGAAAATAAACCGGGAGAGGCGACGCCGCTGCTGCTGTTTGGCCTGCCTGACATGGAAGAAGAACGGACCCGTTACCCACTGGCGATCCCCGGGCTGGGTAGCCTGATCCTCACCCATAGTCTCGATAAACAAGTGCCTGCCCTGAAAGATTTCCCTGCCGAAAACAGACCCAACTCCACTATCGTTTTCTGGTCGTTCCGCGTCATGGTCGGCACTGGTCTGTTAATGATTGCGATGGGGCTGGCGGGACTCTGGTTACGCTACAAAAAACGTCTTTACCAGTCGCGCCCCTTTTTGTGGTTCGCGCTGGGCATGGGACCGATGGGGCTGGTAGCCATTCTGGCCGGGTGGATAACCACCGAAGTCGGGCGCCAGCCATGGGTGGTGTATGGCCTGTTGCGCACCCGTGATGCCGTCTCCGCGCACAGCACTTTGCAGATGAGCATCAGCCTGATCGCCTTTATTGTGGTCTATTTTGCAGTGTTCGGCGTTGGCTATTTATACCTGATTCGGCTTATCAAGAAAGGCCCGAAACCGGAGCAGGATCTGACTCTGCATACCGAGGGCACACCGGCACGCCCACTCTCTGCGGCGGAAAAATTACCACCAGAGGAGAAATTCTGA
- a CDS encoding ferritin-like domain-containing protein: MTHIENYHDWLRDAHAMEKQAESMLESMASRIDNYPDLKARIEQHLFETKRQLTVLEGIIDQNGISRSVIKDSMSKLAALGQSIGGMFPSDEIVKGAISGYVFEQFEIACYTALLIAAEKAGDTASIPAIQTILAEERNMADWLLQHLPEVTEQFILRSEAEGVEAKK; this comes from the coding sequence ATGACGCATATAGAAAATTATCACGACTGGTTACGTGACGCCCATGCAATGGAAAAACAAGCAGAATCAATGCTTGAATCAATGGCAAGTCGGATAGACAATTATCCGGATTTAAAAGCCAGAATTGAACAGCATCTTTTTGAAACAAAACGCCAGTTGACTGTTCTCGAGGGTATTATTGATCAGAACGGTATTTCCCGCTCCGTAATTAAAGATTCAATGAGCAAGCTGGCGGCGCTGGGGCAATCTATTGGTGGCATGTTTCCGTCAGACGAAATTGTCAAAGGCGCTATTAGCGGGTATGTCTTTGAGCAATTTGAAATTGCCTGTTATACCGCGCTGCTGATCGCCGCTGAAAAAGCAGGGGATACCGCCTCCATCCCGGCAATTCAGACTATTCTTGCAGAAGAACGCAATATGGCCGACTGGTTATTGCAGCATCTTCCTGAAGTCACGGAGCAATTTATCCTGCGTTCAGAAGCAGAAGGCGTTGAAGCCAAAAAATAA
- a CDS encoding ferritin-like domain-containing protein, translated as MKIQSIEDIFIHLLSDTYSAEKQLTRALSKLAREASSEQLKTAFSSHLEETQGQIERIDQLVEQEANVRIKRMKCIAMEGLIEEANEVIESTEKNEVRDAALIAAAQKVEHYEIAAYGTLCTLAEQLGYRKAVKLLAETLEEEKSADLKLTDIAVGKVNQGAQKTA; from the coding sequence ATGAAAATTCAGAGCATAGAAGATATCTTTATCCATCTATTATCTGATACTTATAGTGCAGAGAAGCAACTCACCCGTGCCCTTTCCAAACTGGCAAGAGAAGCCTCCAGTGAACAATTGAAAACTGCATTCAGCAGCCACCTTGAAGAAACCCAGGGGCAAATTGAGCGCATCGATCAGCTTGTCGAGCAAGAAGCCAATGTTCGTATTAAGCGAATGAAATGTATTGCTATGGAAGGGCTTATCGAAGAAGCCAATGAAGTCATTGAATCCACGGAAAAAAATGAAGTACGTGATGCTGCGTTAATTGCCGCGGCCCAGAAAGTCGAGCACTACGAAATTGCCGCTTACGGTACGCTTTGTACCCTGGCGGAACAGCTCGGCTACCGGAAAGCGGTAAAACTTCTGGCGGAAACGCTGGAAGAGGAAAAAAGCGCCGATTTGAAACTTACTGATATTGCAGTAGGGAAAGTCAATCAGGGCGCGCAAAAAACGGCATAA
- a CDS encoding general stress protein: MAEHRGGSGNFAEDREKASEAGRKGGQHSGGNFKNDPERASEAGKKGGQSSHGGGRKSGDK; this comes from the coding sequence ATGGCAGAGCATAGAGGCGGTTCAGGTAATTTCGCAGAAGATCGAGAAAAAGCGTCTGAAGCAGGACGTAAAGGCGGACAGCACAGCGGTGGGAATTTTAAAAATGACCCTGAACGTGCATCCGAAGCCGGGAAAAAAGGCGGCCAAAGCAGCCATGGTGGCGGTCGTAAATCTGGCGACAAATAA
- a CDS encoding SDR family oxidoreductase — protein sequence MSDNANHSQHYPRPPFVKQPQNPPGLASEMKPIPDHGETSYKGSGRLLGKKALITGGDSGIGRAVAIAFAREGADVAINYLPEEESDAETVIELIKAEGGKAIPIPGDIRDEAFCGSLVEKAVQQLGGLDILVNNAGRQQYCESIEDLTTEAFDATFKTNVYATFWITKAALRHLKANAVIINTSSVQAFKPSAILLDYAQTKACLVAFTKALAKQLGPKGIRVNAVAPGPYWTVLQSSGGQPEEKVQQFGADAPLGRPGQPVEIAPLYVTLASDACSYASGQVWCSDGGTGTL from the coding sequence ATGAGTGACAACGCAAACCACTCGCAGCACTATCCCCGCCCACCCTTTGTTAAACAGCCACAGAATCCGCCGGGACTGGCATCGGAAATGAAACCGATCCCCGATCATGGTGAAACCAGCTACAAAGGGTCTGGACGGCTTCTCGGTAAAAAGGCGCTGATCACCGGTGGTGATTCCGGGATAGGACGCGCTGTGGCTATCGCGTTTGCCCGTGAAGGCGCCGACGTCGCCATCAACTACCTGCCCGAAGAAGAGAGCGATGCGGAAACCGTCATTGAACTCATCAAGGCGGAGGGCGGCAAAGCGATCCCCATCCCGGGGGATATTCGTGATGAGGCCTTTTGTGGTTCTCTGGTGGAAAAAGCAGTCCAGCAACTGGGCGGGCTGGATATTCTGGTGAATAACGCAGGTCGTCAGCAGTATTGCGAATCCATTGAAGATCTGACGACGGAGGCGTTTGACGCGACCTTTAAGACCAACGTTTATGCGACGTTCTGGATCACCAAAGCAGCGCTGCGACACCTGAAAGCCAACGCGGTGATTATTAACACTTCCTCCGTGCAGGCGTTTAAACCCAGCGCTATTCTTCTCGATTACGCTCAGACCAAAGCCTGTCTGGTGGCCTTCACCAAAGCGCTGGCCAAACAGCTCGGGCCGAAAGGCATTCGGGTGAATGCCGTCGCACCGGGGCCTTACTGGACCGTGTTGCAGTCCAGCGGTGGTCAGCCTGAGGAAAAAGTGCAGCAGTTTGGCGCAGACGCGCCATTGGGTCGCCCGGGGCAACCGGTAGAGATCGCACCGCTGTACGTTACCCTCGCCTCCGACGCCTGCTCTTACGCGTCCGGCCAGGTGTGGTGTTCCGACGGTGGGACCGGCACGCTGTAA
- the umuD gene encoding translesion error-prone DNA polymerase V autoproteolytic subunit gives MRTASQSETGDSNALPLFLERVPCGFPSPAQDYVESSFDLNKFVIRHPSATYFIRATGDSMIDAGIHDGDLLIVDRALTAVDGDIVIAAVEGEFTVKELRTRPRLQLMPRNPLFSPIIIHCEETLEIFGVVTFTLKANR, from the coding sequence ATGCGAACAGCCAGCCAGTCTGAAACCGGAGACAGTAATGCGTTACCGCTCTTTCTTGAGCGCGTCCCCTGCGGTTTTCCGAGCCCTGCGCAGGATTACGTCGAAAGCAGTTTTGATCTGAATAAGTTCGTCATCAGACACCCGTCGGCTACCTATTTCATCCGCGCCACAGGCGATTCAATGATTGACGCCGGGATCCACGATGGTGATTTGCTAATCGTCGATCGCGCGCTCACCGCCGTGGATGGCGATATCGTCATTGCCGCTGTCGAAGGTGAATTCACCGTTAAAGAGTTGCGCACCCGTCCGCGGCTACAGCTGATGCCGCGTAACCCGCTTTTCTCCCCCATCATCATTCACTGTGAAGAGACGCTGGAAATTTTTGGCGTCGTCACTTTTACGCTAAAAGCGAACCGCTGA
- the umuC gene encoding translesion error-prone DNA polymerase V subunit UmuC — MFALVDVNSFYASCERVFRPDLKGKPIAVVSNNDGCLISLSPEARQLGLKMGQPYFKLKNDLQRLGVSVFSSNYELYADMSHRVMLTLDAMAPSMEIYSIDEAFLDVSGIENCLSLETFGRQVRETVYKHTGLYVGVGIAQTKTLAKLANYAAKRWQQQTGGVVNLSNVDRQRKLLASIPADEVWGVGRRITKKLNLMGIQTALDLANCSTWVIRKHFNVVLERTVRELRGEPCLALEEFAPSKQQIINSRSFSHRITQYEEMHQAVCAYAERAAEKLREEKQYCCIISLFMRTSPHAENEVYYANQASGRLNTPTNDTRDIIRITTENLNRIWRNGCRYMKAGVMLSDFYSQGVAQLNLFDVIQPQANSAALMGVIDSLNKSGRGTIWFAGQGIQQPWAMKREMLSPAWTTRYESFPVAK, encoded by the coding sequence ATGTTTGCCCTGGTCGATGTGAACAGCTTTTATGCCTCCTGCGAACGGGTTTTTCGCCCGGATCTCAAAGGCAAGCCCATTGCTGTGGTTTCCAATAACGACGGCTGCCTGATTTCCCTTTCGCCGGAAGCCAGACAACTTGGGCTGAAAATGGGGCAACCCTACTTTAAGCTCAAAAATGATCTGCAGCGCCTTGGCGTCAGCGTGTTCAGCTCTAACTATGAACTGTACGCTGACATGAGCCACCGCGTGATGCTGACGCTGGACGCAATGGCGCCGTCCATGGAAATTTACTCTATCGATGAAGCGTTTCTGGATGTCTCCGGCATTGAAAACTGCCTCAGTCTGGAGACATTTGGCCGCCAGGTGCGGGAGACTGTCTATAAGCACACCGGGTTGTACGTCGGCGTCGGCATTGCGCAAACGAAAACACTGGCCAAACTGGCAAATTATGCCGCCAAACGGTGGCAACAACAGACCGGCGGCGTGGTGAATTTGTCAAATGTCGACCGGCAGCGAAAGTTGCTGGCCAGTATTCCTGCGGATGAAGTCTGGGGCGTGGGGCGTCGGATCACGAAAAAGCTGAATCTGATGGGCATTCAGACTGCGCTGGATCTGGCAAACTGTTCGACCTGGGTGATTCGTAAGCACTTTAATGTGGTTCTGGAACGCACTGTTCGCGAACTCCGTGGCGAGCCTTGTCTGGCGCTGGAGGAGTTTGCTCCCTCAAAACAGCAGATCATCAACAGCCGCTCCTTCAGCCACCGCATTACGCAATATGAAGAGATGCATCAGGCCGTGTGCGCTTATGCAGAGCGCGCGGCGGAAAAGCTACGCGAAGAAAAACAGTATTGCTGCATCATCAGCCTGTTCATGCGTACCAGCCCTCATGCAGAGAACGAGGTGTATTACGCCAACCAGGCCTCTGGTCGTTTAAACACCCCTACCAATGACACGCGGGATATCATCCGCATCACTACGGAAAACCTGAATCGCATCTGGCGCAACGGCTGTCGCTATATGAAAGCCGGCGTGATGCTCAGCGATTTTTACAGTCAGGGTGTGGCGCAACTGAACCTGTTTGATGTGATTCAACCGCAGGCGAATAGTGCAGCGTTGATGGGAGTGATTGATTCACTGAATAAATCAGGCCGGGGCACGATCTGGTTTGCCGGTCAGGGCATCCAGCAGCCCTGGGCCATGAAGCGGGAGATGCTCTCTCCCGCCTGGACCACGCGCTATGAAAGTTTTCCGGTCGCGAAATAA
- the smrA gene encoding DNA endonuclease SmrA: protein MNLDDKSLFLDAMEDVQPLKRCNDVHWQPSRNTRKPQTLDTLQLDNFLTTGFLDVIPLGTPLEFKREGLQTGVLDKLRQGKYPQQASLNLLRQPVEQCRQQLFAFIRQSCEKGLRNVLIIHGKGREDNSHANIVRSYLARWLAEFDDVQAFCCALPHHGGNGACYVALRKSAEARQENWERHAKRSR, encoded by the coding sequence ATGAACCTTGACGACAAATCGCTGTTTCTTGACGCCATGGAGGATGTCCAGCCCCTGAAGCGATGTAACGATGTGCACTGGCAGCCGAGCCGAAACACGCGCAAGCCGCAAACCCTCGATACCCTGCAACTCGACAATTTTCTGACCACCGGTTTTCTGGATGTGATCCCGTTAGGTACGCCGCTGGAATTTAAACGCGAAGGGCTCCAGACCGGCGTGCTGGATAAACTGCGGCAGGGAAAATACCCCCAGCAGGCCAGCCTGAATCTGTTGCGCCAGCCGGTGGAGCAGTGCCGTCAGCAGTTGTTTGCCTTTATTCGTCAGTCCTGTGAAAAAGGCTTGCGCAATGTGCTGATTATTCATGGAAAAGGGCGCGAAGATAATTCTCATGCCAATATCGTCCGCAGCTATCTCGCGCGCTGGCTGGCAGAGTTCGACGATGTTCAGGCGTTCTGTTGTGCGTTGCCGCACCACGGCGGAAACGGCGCCTGCTATGTGGCGTTGCGCAAATCAGCCGAAGCCCGTCAGGAAAACTGGGAACGCCACGCCAAGCGTAGCCGTTAG
- the ogt gene encoding methylated-DNA--[protein]-cysteine S-methyltransferase — protein MLKILEDKIATPLGPLWILCDELFYLRAVEWEEHSDRMEQLLDVHYRAEGYQRVAASNPGGLSQKLRDYFDGDLAIIDTLPSATAGTPFQREVWQALRTIPCGQVMHYGQLADVLGRPGAARAVGAANGSNPVSVVVPCHRVIGRNGTMTGYAGGVQRKEWLLRHEGYLLL, from the coding sequence ATGTTGAAAATACTTGAAGATAAGATCGCAACCCCGCTGGGGCCATTGTGGATCCTGTGCGATGAGCTATTTTACCTGCGCGCCGTTGAGTGGGAAGAACACAGCGATCGCATGGAACAACTGCTCGATGTTCATTATCGCGCAGAAGGTTATCAACGCGTCGCAGCCAGTAATCCCGGCGGTCTGAGCCAGAAACTGCGCGACTATTTTGACGGCGATCTGGCAATTATTGACACACTACCCTCCGCCACTGCGGGGACGCCGTTTCAGCGTGAAGTCTGGCAAGCGTTACGCACTATTCCCTGCGGTCAGGTGATGCATTACGGCCAACTGGCCGATGTGCTGGGTCGCCCCGGCGCTGCGCGCGCCGTCGGGGCAGCGAACGGTTCTAACCCGGTAAGCGTGGTGGTTCCCTGCCATCGCGTCATTGGGCGCAACGGAACAATGACCGGCTATGCGGGCGGTGTTCAGCGCAAAGAGTGGTTGTTGCGCCACGAAGGTTACCTGCTGCTTTAG
- the fnr gene encoding fumarate/nitrate reduction transcriptional regulator Fnr, with amino-acid sequence MIPEKRIIRRIQSGGCAIHCQDCSISQLCIPFTLNEHELDQLDNIIERKKPIQKGQTLFKAGDELKSLYAIRSGTIKSYTITEQGDEQITGFHLAGDLVGFDAIGTGHHPSFAQALETSMVCEIPFETLDDLSGKMPNLRQQMMRLMSGEIKGDQDMILLLSKKNAEERLAAFIYNLSRRFAQRGFSPREFRLTMTRGDIGNYLGLTVETISRLLGRFQKSGMLAVKGKYITIENSDALALLAGQARNVA; translated from the coding sequence ATGATCCCGGAAAAGCGAATTATACGACGCATTCAGTCTGGCGGTTGCGCAATCCACTGTCAGGATTGCAGCATTAGCCAGCTCTGTATCCCGTTCACGCTGAATGAGCACGAGCTTGATCAGCTGGATAATATCATCGAGCGTAAAAAGCCGATCCAGAAAGGACAGACCCTGTTCAAAGCGGGTGATGAGCTGAAATCGCTGTATGCCATTCGTTCAGGCACCATCAAAAGCTATACCATTACCGAGCAAGGCGACGAGCAAATCACCGGTTTCCATCTGGCGGGTGACTTAGTCGGTTTTGACGCCATTGGCACCGGGCATCACCCCAGTTTCGCGCAGGCGCTGGAAACCTCTATGGTCTGCGAAATTCCGTTTGAAACGCTGGATGACCTGTCAGGCAAAATGCCTAACCTGCGCCAGCAAATGATGCGTCTGATGAGCGGAGAGATTAAAGGCGATCAGGACATGATCCTGCTGCTCTCCAAGAAAAATGCCGAAGAGCGTCTGGCTGCTTTTATCTATAACCTGTCCCGTCGTTTTGCACAGCGCGGCTTCTCCCCTCGTGAGTTCCGCCTGACGATGACCCGTGGCGATATCGGTAACTACCTCGGCCTGACGGTCGAAACGATCAGCCGCCTGTTAGGTCGCTTCCAGAAAAGCGGCATGCTGGCGGTGAAAGGCAAGTACATCACCATTGAAAACAGTGATGCGCTGGCCTTGCTGGCAGGCCAGGCACGTAACGTCGCCTGA
- a CDS encoding anti-adapter protein iraM, with the protein MNKGGEMHWEIKKMIVCPESGTAYAVATTPGDLDIIVWYKGSYFLRPGNTLTTSDLGLFVNGRPRDIKLISCFPYSRSLWLYYKVRSACPGNNNELLSHCNDTDHCQFEYCPYGVPLCHQRRELE; encoded by the coding sequence TTGAATAAAGGAGGTGAGATGCATTGGGAGATAAAAAAAATGATCGTGTGCCCGGAAAGCGGCACGGCATATGCCGTCGCCACAACGCCAGGGGATCTGGATATCATCGTCTGGTATAAAGGTTCCTACTTTTTGCGTCCCGGTAATACGTTGACCACCAGTGACTTAGGCTTATTTGTGAACGGTCGACCACGCGATATTAAACTCATCAGTTGTTTTCCCTACAGCCGCTCTTTATGGTTATATTACAAAGTCAGGTCCGCCTGCCCCGGTAATAATAACGAACTCCTTAGTCACTGCAACGATACAGATCATTGCCAGTTTGAATACTGTCCGTATGGCGTGCCTTTATGCCATCAACGTCGCGAGCTGGAATAA